Proteins encoded within one genomic window of Haematobia irritans isolate KBUSLIRL chromosome 5, ASM5000362v1, whole genome shotgun sequence:
- the blw gene encoding ATP synthase subunit alpha blw, mitochondrial: MSMISARLATSVARNLPKAAQQIAAKAAYPAATLAARKLHVSSTQRSAEISSILEERIMGVAPKADLEETGRVLSIGDGIARVYGLNNIQADEMVEFSSGLKGMALNLEPDNVGVVVFGNDKLIKQGDIVKRTGAIVDVPVGDELLGRVVDALGNAIDGKGAINTKDRFRVGIKAPGIIPRVSVREPMQTGIKAVDSLVPIGRGQRELIIGDRQTGKTALAIDTIINQKRFNDGQDESKKLYCIYVAIGQKRSTVAQIVKRLTDSGAMDYSVIVSATASDAAPLQYLAPYSGCAMGEYFRDKGKHALIIYDDLSKQAVAYRQMSLLLRRPPGREAYPGDVFYLHSRLLERAAKMSPAMGGGSLTALPVIETQAGDVSAYIPTNVISITDGQIFLETELFYKGIRPAINVGLSVSRVGSAAQTKAMKQVAGSMKLELAQYREVAAFAQFGSDLDAATQQLLNRGVRLTELLKQGQYVPMSIEDQVAVIYCGVRGHLDKMDPAKITKFEKEFLQHIKTSEQGLLNQIAQEGKISEAADAKLKDVVTKFLSTFQG, encoded by the exons atgtcgATGATTTCTGCTCGTTTGGCTACATCTGTGGCCCGCAACTTGCCAAAGGCCGCTCAACAG attgcTGCCAAAGCCGCTTACCCAGCTGCAACTCTAGCTGCACGTAAACTCCATGTCTCTAGCACACAACGCAGCGCTGAAATCTCTTCCATCTTGGAAGAACGCATCATGGGCGTTGCTCCCAAGGCCGATTTGGAAGAGACTGGCCGTGTGTTGAGCATTGGTGATGGTATCGCTCGTGTCTATGGCTTGAACAACATCCAAGCCGATGAGATGGTAGAATTCTCTTCTGGTTTGAAGGGTATGGCCTTGAATTTGGAACCCGATAACGTTGGTGTTGTCGTCTTCGGTAACGACAAACTCATCAAGCAAGGTGATATTGTCAAGCGTACCGGTGCTATTGTCGATGTCCCCGTCGGTGATGAATTGTTGGGCCGTGTCGTTGATGCTTTGGGTAACGCTATTGACGGTAAGGGTGCCATCAACACCAAGGACCGTTTCCGTGTCGGCATTAAAGCCCCCGGTATCATTCCCCGTGTATCTGTACGCGAACCTATGCAAACTGGTATTAAGGCCGTCGATTCCTTGGTACCCATTGGTCGTGGCCAACGTGAATTGATCATTGGTGATCGTCAAACTGG CAAAACTGCTTTGGCTATTGATACCATCATCAACCAAAAGCGTTTCAACGATGGTCAAGATGAATCCAAGAAATTGTACTGTATCTACGTTGCCATCGGTCAGAAGCGTTCCACCGTCGCCCAAATTGTCAAGCGTTTGACTGACTCAGGTGCCATGGACTACTCTGTCATTGTATCTGCTACCGCTTCTGATGCCGCTCCCTTGCAATACTTGGCTCCCTATTCCGGTTGCGCCATGGGTGAATACTTCCGTGACAAGGGCAAGCACGCCTTGATCATCTATGACGATTTGTCCAAACAAGCCGTCGCCTACCGTCAAATGTCCTTGTTGTTGCGTCGTCCCCCAGGTCGTGAAGCCTACCCTGGTGATGTATTCTACTTGCATTCCCGTTTGTTGGAACGTGCCGCCAAGATGTCCCCCGCCATGGGTGGTGGCTCTTTGACTGCCTTGCCCGTCATTGAAACCCAAGCCGGTGATGTATCCGCTTACATTCCAACCAATGTAATTTCCATCACTGACGGTCAGATCTTCTTGGAAACTGAATTGTTCTACAAGGGTATCCGTCCCGCCATTAACGTCGGTTTGTCTGTATCTCGTGTCGGTTCCGCTGCCCAAACCAAGGCCATGAAACAGGTCGCTGGTTCCATGAAATTGGAATTGGCCCAATACCGTGAAGTCGCTGCTTTCGCCCAATTCGGTTCCGATTTGGATGCCGCCACCCAACAATTGTTGAACCGTGGTGTTCGTTTGACTGAATTGTTGAAACAAGGTCAATACGTCCCCATGTCCATTGAAGATCAA GTCGCCGTCATCTACTGCGGTGTCCGTGGCCATTTGGATAAGATGGATCCCGCCAAGATCACCAAGTTCGAAAAGGAATTCTTGCAACACATCAAGACCTCCGAACAAGGTCTCTTGAACCAAATCGCCCAAGAAGGCAAGATCTCTGAAGCTGCCGATGCTAAGTTGAAGGATGTTGTCACCAAATTCTTGTCCACCTTCCAAGGTTAA